A window of Deltaproteobacteria bacterium genomic DNA:
TAATCGCGATTCCACTTATCGGCGTCAACGGAGAACTGGTCGGCGTTTTGCAGGTGCTGAATAAACGCGACGGAGTGTTTCATTTCGGAGACTGCGCAGTTGCCTCGGTCCTGGCCTCACAATGCGCTGTGGCTCTACAGAGAACCCGATGGCTCCAAGACTATGTGACCCAACAAAAACGAAACCATGACCTCATGGTCGCACGGGAAATTCAGCAAGATGTTTTCCCAAAACAGATGCCAGAAGTCGAAGGCTATGACATCGCTGCCTGGAACCGGCCTGCGGATGAAACAGGAGGTGATGTTTACGATGCAGTCTCTCTGGATGCTTCTCGATCGCTTTTACTACTGGGCGATGCTACCGGTCATGGCATAGGTCCTGCCTTATCCGTCACGCAAATGCGTTCAATGATTCGCATGGCCATTCGTTTTGACGCGAGCTTGGATGACATTGTCAAACACCTCAACAACCAGCTCGCTGCCGATTTGAGTACCAGTCGCTTTATCACGGCAATCGTGGGGATTTTAGATGGTAAAACCAATCGTTTCGAATACCACGCACCGGGCCAAGGTCCGTTGTTGTTTTTCCATTACAACGACAAGTCACACGATACCCTTGATGCTTCAACTGTTCCGCTGGGGATTCTAGAGAACGCTCCCCTCACACCGCCCAAACCGTTTGTCTTTGAAGCGGGAGACTTTCTTGCTGTGATGAGTGATGGTTTTTTCGAGTACCCTAACGAACAAAATGAACTCTTTGGTGAAGACCGAGTCGTTCAATACTTAATGGAACATCGAGACGACTCCGCTGAGAAAATGGTCTCGGGTTTGGTGGAAGAAATTGCGGGATTCGCGCAAAATGCAATTCAAAATGACGATATGACTATCTTTATCCTCAAACGGTGCCGATAAAATCACTCGTATTTGAAGCGCTCAATCAAGTCGTCCATCTTGAAAGAAATCTCGCGTAGACTTTCCGATGCTCCTCCGGCTTGCTCGGCTCCAGACATCGTTGACGCTGCCGTCTCTGCGACCACACTGATATTCTCCGTAATCGCCATACTCGCTTCCGCGGCACCGTGCACACTGGTGGTCATCGTAATCATCGTTTGACTTTGTTGCTCAACGCTTGCTGCAATGCTTCCCTGCAACTCATTGATCTCATTAATGACGGCACTGATATGACCAATGGCTGTCATGGCCTCTAAAGCATCTTTTTGAATAGCTTCGATTCGGTGACTGATTTCAGTCGTTGCCTTACCGGTCTCGCCCGCAAGGTCTTTAACCTCAGATGCAACAACCGCAAAGCCTTTACCAGCATCCCCCGCACGCGCCGCCTCAATGGTGGCGTTGAGAGCCAAGAGATTGGTTTGCTCGGCGATGGATGTAATCACGTTAATGATTTTACCAATATCAGCACTGCTCTCTCCCAATTTTTCAACCGTTTGATTGGCATCGCTGACGGTCTGTACACCCATCATCGCAACATCTGCTGCTTGGTTCGCGTTTCGGGCAATCTCTCCAATGGTCGACTGCATTTGCTCAGCCGCCGCAGCCGCATTTTGACTGCTATCACTTACAAGCGACGCCGAAGCATTGACCTGACTTGCTTGTTCCGAGGTTATCGAAGCATTTTGAGTCATCGAGTTTGAAGTATCTGTTAGATTCCCAGATGCATCTGCAAGAGTCATGGTTGTTTCACCGACTCCGCGAATCAAAACCTGCAAATGATTCAGAAAGGTATTAAAGCATGTAGCAAGCTCACCGATCTCTCCTGCGCCATCCGTTGCAACTCGCCGAGTGAGGTCACCCTCACCTTCTGCAATATCACGGACCGTATCAACCATCTCATTGAGCGAAGCCACAAGTTGGTCTACCAGTTTCCCACTGCCAATCCAGCCTATTCCCAGGCCTGCAAAGGTGATGACTATCAGAGTTAAGAGCAGTAAATT
This region includes:
- a CDS encoding SpoIIE family protein phosphatase — encoded protein: MQETETPDLSTDELWKILSVTKQLCAAADLDAMLERVINLARDVLDAERGTVFLYEMSTDSLVSRVATGNKEIRVPQGVGIVGECATTQKIVNVTDCYADERFNQEIDKATGYVSRCLIAIPLIGVNGELVGVLQVLNKRDGVFHFGDCAVASVLASQCAVALQRTRWLQDYVTQQKRNHDLMVAREIQQDVFPKQMPEVEGYDIAAWNRPADETGGDVYDAVSLDASRSLLLLGDATGHGIGPALSVTQMRSMIRMAIRFDASLDDIVKHLNNQLAADLSTSRFITAIVGILDGKTNRFEYHAPGQGPLLFFHYNDKSHDTLDASTVPLGILENAPLTPPKPFVFEAGDFLAVMSDGFFEYPNEQNELFGEDRVVQYLMEHRDDSAEKMVSGLVEEIAGFAQNAIQNDDMTIFILKRCR
- a CDS encoding methyl-accepting chemotaxis protein, translated to MLGAGGTIRWRITVGTSLLFGATLLTTLLVVNFMQRNSADKNLELAEKNIITSMDRSGKILTHSHGLVMGQWLADEANEEIQSLVASAVKDDGTLLYGLVVDADSTVVAFSHPQNETGDPDDDETTLAESIEALGAPGEEKREVKLGTNRVFEYSRAIEADGETVGYIRYGFDNKAVVAAVEQERERQSDSLNLLLLTLIVITFAGLGIGWIGSGKLVDQLVASLNEMVDTVRDIAEGEGDLTRRVATDGAGEIGELATCFNTFLNHLQVLIRGVGETTMTLADASGNLTDTSNSMTQNASITSEQASQVNASASLVSDSSQNAAAAAEQMQSTIGEIARNANQAADVAMMGVQTVSDANQTVEKLGESSADIGKIINVITSIAEQTNLLALNATIEAARAGDAGKGFAVVASEVKDLAGETGKATTEISHRIEAIQKDALEAMTAIGHISAVINEINELQGSIAASVEQQSQTMITMTTSVHGAAEASMAITENISVVAETAASTMSGAEQAGGASESLREISFKMDDLIERFKYE